In the genome of Luteitalea pratensis, the window CCTGCGCCAGCGTGCCGCACAATGAGCGCGGGAGCACTCCGACGATGCCGAAGGTGATCATCTGGCGCGATGGCGCCATCGAAACCGAGTTCGACCCCGGCCATCGTGACTGGCGCATGGGGCGATCGGAGACCAACGACATCACGTTGCTCGACCCGCGCAAGTCGGTGTCGCGCTTCCATGCGGAGCTCCGCGAGGAGAACGGACGCTGGGTCTTCATCGACCTGAACAGCCAGAACGGCAGCTGGAAGGACGGCCAGCGCGTCAATCGGCTGGTGCTCGAGCACGGCCATGAAGTGCTGTTCGGCGACTACAAGATGGCGTTCCAGGACGTCAAGGTCGCGGCGCCTCCACCGCCGCCGCCACGTCGAGGGGCCGCGCTGGTGGCGACCGACGACGTGCCGATTGCGCCGGATCAGACGCTGCTGGTGCCGGGCAAGGCGCAACCGCCCGGCCACATCGAGAGATCCACCGCCGATGGCGCCGGCGCGGCGGTGTCGTCTGCCACGCCGGCCTCACCCGCACCGTTGCCGCCAGGCAGGCTGAAGGCCAAGCCGCTGCGCAAGGGCGTCAATCCGGTCATCCTCGTACTCTTCCTGGTGGCCATGCTCGGTGCGGTGGCGGCAGTCGCGTGGAAAGTCCTGTCGTCTGGCACCGAGGAGCGACCTGTTGTCCAGGCCGAGACGCCGGCAGCTCCGCCGGCCCAGACACCGGCGGCCGCACCGCCGCCCGTCGCGCCGCCCCCTGTCGATGTGCCGCCGGCGCTGCCTCCGCCTGGCGTCGCCGTGACGCAGGGACAGACGCCGGCGACCACACCTGCGCCACCTCCCACGTCGCCAACGCCGGGCAGCAAGGCCGGTCCCGAGGTGGCGCCGCCGCGGCCCAAGCGTGTACCGCCTCCGCCGCCCAAGGACAACCCGGCGATCGTCGTGCGTTACGACGAGGGCCGCCGTGCGATCCGTGCCGGTCACTTCATCGAAGCCGAGCGCGCCTTCCAGGCCGTGCTCCAGATGCAGCCCGGCTTCCGCGACACGCAGACCTTGCTCGCGCAGGCGAGGGACGGCCAGTCGACGGCGCGCCAGAAGTCCCTCGCAGATGGGCGGGCCTTCGAGGCGAGCGGCGATTGGACGCGGGCCATCGCCGCGTACGAACGTGCCGGCGCCGCCGACATGGCCAGCGCTGCGCGGTCGAAGATGACGGTCGCGGGTGACGATGCCTACCGCAAGGCGCGGCAGTTCGACGCCCGCAACCGGCCCATCGAAGCGATGACGTGGTACCAGCGTGCGGTCCAGTGGCTGCCCGACAGCGACGCGCGCAAGGCCACCGCGCAGGAACGGCTCGCGGCGCTCAAGGGAGGCGGCGCGTGACCGACGCCGAGCTCGACGCGCGGCTGGGCGATCTGCGCGATGCCGAGACCGCCGACATCGCGCTCAAGGCCGCGCTGACTGGCCACATGGTGCTCTCGAGCCTGCACACCAACGACGCGACGGGCGCCGTGCTGCGCCTGCTCAACATGGGACTCGAGTCGTTCATCGTCGCGTCCGCGCTGCGCCTGGTGGTGGCACAGCGCCCGGTGCGCCGTCTGTGCAAGGAGTGCAAGGTGCCCCTAGAGATCGACGTTCGCACGCATCCTTTGACCGCAACCTACGACCGGCTGCACCACCACGGCCGCGTGTCGATCCGCGAGCGGCGCGAGTGCGCCGCCGGTGGCGGCGCCGCCTACCGCGGCCGCACCGGCATCTTCGAGG includes:
- a CDS encoding FHA domain-containing protein, with amino-acid sequence MPKVIIWRDGAIETEFDPGHRDWRMGRSETNDITLLDPRKSVSRFHAELREENGRWVFIDLNSQNGSWKDGQRVNRLVLEHGHEVLFGDYKMAFQDVKVAAPPPPPPRRGAALVATDDVPIAPDQTLLVPGKAQPPGHIERSTADGAGAAVSSATPASPAPLPPGRLKAKPLRKGVNPVILVLFLVAMLGAVAAVAWKVLSSGTEERPVVQAETPAAPPAQTPAAAPPPVAPPPVDVPPALPPPGVAVTQGQTPATTPAPPPTSPTPGSKAGPEVAPPRPKRVPPPPPKDNPAIVVRYDEGRRAIRAGHFIEAERAFQAVLQMQPGFRDTQTLLAQARDGQSTARQKSLADGRAFEASGDWTRAIAAYERAGAADMASAARSKMTVAGDDAYRKARQFDARNRPIEAMTWYQRAVQWLPDSDARKATAQERLAALKGGGA
- a CDS encoding GspE/PulE family protein, with product MTDAELDARLGDLRDAETADIALKAALTGHMVLSSLHTNDATGAVLRLLNMGLESFIVASALRLVVAQRPVRRLCKECKVPLEIDVRTHPLTATYDRLHHHGRVSIRERRECAAGGGAAYRGRTGIFEVLRISPAIEDLVMRRASVSEIRLQAYRDAMRTLREAALAKVIAGEMSLAEVLQHTVAVDMPVAGFA